The Vulpes vulpes isolate BD-2025 chromosome 8, VulVul3, whole genome shotgun sequence genome has a window encoding:
- the NTF3 gene encoding neurotrophin-3 — MVTSATILQVNKVMSILFYVIFLAYLRGIQGNNMDQRNLPEDSLNSLIIKLIQADILKNKLSKQMVDVKENYQSTLPKAGAPRKPERGEPARSAFQPVMAMDTEVLRQQRRYSSPRVLLSDSTPLEPPPLYLMEDYVGNPVAANRTSRRKRYAEHKSHRGEYSVCDSESLWVTDKSSAIDIRGHQVTVLGEIKTGNSPVKQYFYETRCKEARPVKNGCRGIDDKHWNSQCKTSQTYVRALTSENNKLVGWRWIRIDTSCVCALSRKIGRT; from the coding sequence atcTTACAGGTGAACAAGGTGATGTCCATCTTGTTTTATGTGATATTTCTCGCGTATCTCCGTGGCATCCAAGGTAACAACATGGATCAAAGGAATTTGCCTGAAGACTCGCTAAATTCCCTGATTATTAAGCTGATCCAGGCcgatattttgaaaaacaagctCTCCAAGCAGATGGTGGACGTTAAGGAGAACTACCAGAGCACCCTGCCCAAAGCAGGGGCCCCCCGCAAGCCAGAGCGCGGGGAGCCGGCCAGGTCGGCGTTCCAGCCGGTGATGGCAATGGACACCGAAGTGCTGCGGCAGCAGAGACGCTACAGCTCGCCCCGGGTCCTGCTGAGTGACAGCACCCCCCTGGAGCCCCCTCCCTTGTATCTCATGGAGGATTACGTGGGCAACCCTGTGGCGGCCAACAGAACGTCTCGGAGGAAGAGGTACGCGGAGCATAAGAGTCACCGGGGGGAGTACTCCGTGTGCGACAGCGAGAGCCTGTGGGTGACCGACAAGTCATCGGCCATCGACATCCGCGGACACCAGGTCACGGTGCTGGGAGAGATCAAAACCGGCAACTCTCCCGTCAAACAATATTTTTATGAGACAAGATGTAAAGAAGCCAGGCCTGTCAAAAACGGTTGCAGGGGGATTGACGACAAACACTGGAACTCTCAGTGCAAAACGTCCCAAACCTACGTCCGAGCACTGACATCAGAAAACAATAAACTGGTGGGCTGGCGGTGGATACGGATAGACACCTCCTGTGTGTGTGCCTTGTCAAGAAAAATCGGAAGAACATAG